In one Legionella clemsonensis genomic region, the following are encoded:
- the cysS gene encoding cysteine--tRNA ligase has protein sequence MLHLYNSLTRTKEPFKSIQPGKIGIYVCGMTVYDRCHLGHARSMVCFDVIVRYLRSQGYKVTYVRNITDIDDKIIARANERSISIEELTSQYIQALHKDTRALNILPPDIEPRATAHIESIITLIQQLIENGYAYVSENGDVCYEVENFKGYGKLSHKDLEGLMAGARVEVVKEKRSPLDFVLWKKAKPGEPSWSSPWGEGRPGWHIECSAMAMHELGEQFDIHGGGSDLQFPHHENEIAQSEAASGKTFANYWMHVGMLQVNNEKMAKSVGNFFTIEDVLQQYHPEVVRYFLLSSHYRSALNYSEENLSNAGKALTRLYQSLKDVPTVNNEMDEFWLQQFNQAMDDDFNTPVALAVLFQLSHEINKTSSPKLASTLKHMASLLGLLQSPPDAFLQAGLDDQEKEQIEQLIQERLEARTARNWARADEIRTLLTNQGIDLEDGPNGTTWRRRAE, from the coding sequence ATGTTACATCTTTATAATTCGTTAACACGAACCAAAGAACCATTCAAATCAATACAACCAGGTAAAATTGGTATCTATGTCTGTGGGATGACAGTTTATGATCGTTGTCATCTTGGACATGCTCGTTCAATGGTTTGCTTTGATGTTATCGTGCGCTACTTACGCTCCCAGGGTTATAAAGTAACTTATGTTCGTAACATCACTGATATTGATGACAAAATTATTGCTCGAGCCAATGAGCGAAGTATTTCCATTGAGGAATTAACCTCGCAATATATTCAAGCGCTGCATAAGGATACCAGGGCTTTAAATATCTTACCGCCAGATATAGAACCCAGAGCAACAGCACATATCGAGTCCATTATAACGTTGATACAACAGTTAATTGAGAATGGCTATGCTTATGTTAGTGAAAATGGTGATGTCTGCTATGAGGTCGAAAATTTTAAAGGGTATGGCAAGCTATCCCATAAGGATCTAGAGGGGCTAATGGCTGGTGCTCGTGTTGAGGTGGTGAAAGAAAAGCGATCGCCACTGGATTTTGTGTTATGGAAAAAGGCAAAGCCAGGTGAGCCTAGCTGGTCGTCACCCTGGGGTGAAGGACGTCCTGGGTGGCATATTGAATGTTCTGCCATGGCAATGCATGAATTAGGCGAGCAATTTGATATTCATGGTGGTGGTTCAGATCTGCAGTTCCCTCATCATGAAAATGAAATCGCTCAAAGTGAGGCTGCCAGTGGAAAAACTTTTGCCAATTATTGGATGCACGTAGGGATGCTACAAGTAAACAATGAGAAAATGGCCAAATCAGTAGGCAATTTTTTTACCATTGAAGATGTGCTACAACAGTATCATCCTGAAGTTGTTCGTTATTTTCTCTTAAGCAGTCATTATCGCAGTGCACTAAATTATTCGGAAGAAAATTTATCTAATGCTGGTAAAGCTCTGACAAGACTTTATCAATCGCTAAAGGATGTGCCAACCGTTAATAATGAAATGGATGAATTTTGGCTTCAACAATTCAATCAGGCCATGGATGATGACTTCAATACCCCAGTTGCATTGGCTGTTCTGTTTCAGTTAAGTCATGAAATTAATAAAACGAGTTCCCCTAAACTGGCGAGCACGTTAAAGCATATGGCTTCACTCTTGGGACTGCTACAAAGTCCACCTGATGCATTTTTACAAGCAGGACTTGATGATCAGGAAAAAGAACAAATTGAACAATTAATTCAGGAAAGACTTGAAGCAAGGACAGCTCGAAATTGGGCGCGAGCTGATGAAATTCGTACTTTGCTTACAAATCAAGGAATTGATTTGGAGGACGGCCCTAACGGTACTACCTGGCGTAGGCGAGCTGAGTAG
- the lspE gene encoding GspE family T2SS ATPase variant LspE has product MENQEKLKRLPYIFAKTQGVIASWQDNGITTVYHLANPSLPVLAEVKRLLQCELAFTEVNESEFQQHLAQIYQSQSSVFDAAEVMEEDMDLSLLADQLPVSEDLLDNQDDAPIIRLLNALFTQAIKQKASDIHIETYESRVLVRNRIDGVLNEVLEIQRAIAPLVISRVKVMAKLDIAEKRIPQDGRIALRIGGHNIDVRVSTLPSNHGERIVLRILDKQAAQLDLSLLGMPQSTLKAMRKMIAEPHGIILVTGPTGSGKTTSLYAMLTELNEVSRNILTIEDPIEYDLPGVGQTQVNTKVQMTFAKGLRAILRQDPDVVMIGEIRDLETAEIAVQASLTGHLVLSTLHTNSALGAITRLHDMGVESFLLASSIVGLIAQRLVRKLCPHCKTPHQLREDEIELMRLSPDTDISKICEPKGCEQCNHSGYRGRTGIYELISIDETLRGMIHRNENLQVIDNYLRPSVPTIREDGFKRVLAGDTALAEILRVTSQH; this is encoded by the coding sequence ATGGAAAATCAGGAAAAACTAAAACGTCTTCCTTATATTTTTGCTAAAACACAGGGCGTCATAGCAAGTTGGCAAGATAATGGCATTACAACTGTTTACCATCTTGCCAATCCTTCATTGCCTGTTTTAGCCGAAGTAAAGCGTCTGCTTCAGTGTGAGTTAGCATTTACTGAAGTGAATGAGTCCGAATTTCAACAGCATTTAGCCCAAATTTATCAATCTCAATCCTCGGTTTTTGATGCTGCAGAAGTTATGGAAGAAGATATGGATTTATCCTTGCTTGCCGACCAACTACCAGTGAGTGAAGACTTGCTTGATAATCAGGATGATGCTCCAATTATTCGACTATTGAATGCCTTATTTACCCAGGCAATTAAACAAAAAGCTTCTGATATTCATATTGAAACTTACGAAAGCCGCGTTCTTGTGCGTAACCGGATTGATGGCGTTTTAAATGAAGTTCTGGAAATTCAGCGTGCCATTGCTCCTTTAGTGATTTCTCGTGTCAAAGTCATGGCAAAACTGGATATTGCAGAAAAGCGCATCCCTCAGGATGGCCGTATTGCCTTACGCATCGGTGGGCATAATATTGATGTAAGGGTTTCCACCCTACCCTCTAATCACGGAGAACGCATTGTTTTGCGTATTTTAGATAAGCAAGCAGCACAACTTGATTTAAGTCTTTTGGGAATGCCTCAATCCACATTAAAAGCAATGCGCAAAATGATTGCCGAGCCTCACGGAATTATTTTGGTAACAGGACCTACCGGTTCTGGTAAAACAACTTCCCTCTATGCCATGCTGACTGAGCTCAATGAAGTTAGCCGTAATATCTTAACCATTGAGGATCCCATTGAATATGATTTACCTGGTGTTGGTCAAACACAGGTAAACACCAAAGTGCAAATGACTTTTGCCAAAGGACTTAGAGCCATTTTGCGTCAGGATCCAGATGTAGTCATGATCGGGGAAATCCGTGATCTGGAAACTGCAGAAATTGCTGTTCAGGCGAGTTTAACAGGTCACCTAGTGCTTTCCACCTTACATACAAACAGTGCTCTTGGTGCTATCACACGCTTGCACGATATGGGTGTGGAGTCATTTTTATTAGCCTCGAGTATTGTAGGATTAATTGCACAACGACTTGTCCGCAAATTATGCCCTCACTGCAAAACCCCTCACCAATTACGTGAAGATGAGATTGAATTAATGCGACTTTCACCCGATACAGACATTTCGAAAATTTGTGAACCCAAAGGATGTGAACAGTGCAATCATTCTGGCTATCGTGGTCGCACAGGAATCTATGAATTAATTTCCATTGATGAAACACTTCGAGGCATGATCCACCGAAATGAAAATTTGCAGGTGATAGATAATTATTTACGGCCAAGCGTCCCTACCATTCGTGAAGATGGCTTTAAACGAGTTTTAGCAGGTGATACTGCCTTGGCAGAGATTTTGCGGGTCACAAGTCAACACTAA
- a CDS encoding PA3496 family putative envelope integrity protein has product MGFPREYEETNSFSDYSYEEENSEDLDHKKRVRKMLEDKLERKRLREELEDELDGEFDWDELER; this is encoded by the coding sequence ATGGGCTTTCCTAGAGAATATGAAGAGACCAATTCCTTTTCAGATTACTCCTATGAGGAAGAAAATAGCGAAGACTTGGATCATAAAAAACGAGTTCGCAAAATGCTTGAAGATAAGCTTGAGCGTAAACGTTTAAGGGAAGAATTAGAAGATGAGTTGGATGGTGAGTTTGATTGGGATGAGTTAGAGCGTTAA
- the trpB gene encoding tryptophan synthase subunit beta, whose translation MSEIKLPDNRGHFGQYGGIFVADTLMHALQQLQEAYQKYAQEPAFMAELTAELREYVGRPTPLYYAKHLSTQVGGAQIYLKREDLNHTGAHKINNTVGQALLARRMGKTRIIAETGAGQHGVASATVAAKLGLKCVVYMGSEDIKRQAINVYRMKLLGAEVIPVTAGSRTLKDALNEAMRDWVSNVDDTFYIIGTVAGPHPYPQIVRDFQAIIGQEAREQMLEASGQLPDALVACVGGGSNAIGLFHAFLNDQTVAIYGVEAGGKGIETGEHAASLIAGKPGVLHGNRTYLLCDEYGQIKDTHSVSAGLDYPGVGPEHAYLKDIGRVAYVAINDEEALDAFRILTKIEGIIPALESSHAVAYAMKLAKKMLPSQRIIVNLSGRGDKDIHTVANIDGLSL comes from the coding sequence ATGAGTGAAATAAAACTCCCGGATAATCGCGGCCATTTTGGCCAATATGGTGGTATTTTTGTGGCCGATACTTTGATGCATGCGTTGCAACAATTACAGGAAGCCTATCAGAAATATGCGCAAGAGCCTGCGTTCATGGCTGAATTAACGGCTGAGTTGCGTGAATATGTAGGAAGACCAACACCACTGTATTATGCCAAACATTTAAGCACCCAAGTGGGTGGGGCTCAAATTTATTTAAAGCGCGAAGATTTAAATCATACCGGTGCACACAAGATTAATAACACGGTAGGGCAGGCTTTACTTGCCAGGCGAATGGGAAAAACAAGAATTATTGCTGAAACCGGTGCAGGTCAGCATGGTGTTGCCTCTGCCACCGTGGCTGCCAAACTCGGTTTAAAATGTGTAGTTTACATGGGCTCTGAAGACATTAAAAGACAAGCCATTAATGTTTATCGCATGAAGCTATTGGGGGCTGAAGTAATTCCAGTGACAGCAGGCTCCAGAACATTAAAAGATGCGTTAAATGAAGCAATGCGTGATTGGGTGAGCAACGTAGATGATACATTTTATATCATTGGTACTGTAGCAGGTCCTCATCCTTACCCACAAATAGTAAGAGATTTCCAGGCAATTATTGGTCAGGAAGCGCGTGAACAAATGCTTGAAGCCTCTGGACAATTACCTGATGCCTTAGTGGCCTGTGTAGGTGGGGGTTCTAATGCGATTGGATTATTTCATGCGTTTTTAAATGACCAAACGGTAGCCATTTATGGTGTAGAAGCTGGAGGGAAGGGCATTGAAACTGGTGAGCATGCAGCCTCATTAATTGCTGGAAAGCCAGGTGTTTTACATGGAAATCGAACCTATTTGTTATGTGATGAATATGGTCAGATCAAAGATACGCATTCTGTTTCTGCCGGCCTTGACTACCCTGGGGTAGGTCCTGAACATGCCTATTTAAAAGACATCGGGCGGGTAGCGTATGTCGCTATTAATGATGAGGAAGCGCTGGATGCCTTCCGTATATTAACGAAGATAGAAGGAATTATTCCCGCATTGGAATCAAGTCATGCTGTAGCTTATGCAATGAAACTGGCGAAAAAAATGCTACCTTCGCAAAGAATTATTGTTAATTTATCAGGTCGAGGGGACAAGGATATTCATACAGTAGCCAATATTGACGGATTATCTTTGTAA
- a CDS encoding glutamine--tRNA ligase/YqeY domain fusion protein, whose amino-acid sequence MTDVSEKRTHFIRQLITEELASGKHQEIITRFPPEPNGYLHIGHAKSICLNFGLAEEFKGKCNLRFDDTNPIKEEQEFVDAIMDDVKWLGFSWDELTHSSDYYQELYNYAVYLIKQGKAYVDSLSIDEIRAHRGTLLEPGRESPYRNRSIEENLQLFERMKAGEFADGEHVLRAKIDMQSGNVNMRDPVLYRIRHAHHQRTGDKWCIYPMYDYAHPVSDALERITHSLCTLEFQDHRPLYDWFIENLPVPAKPVQTEFARLNLSHTVTSKRKLRDLVEKKIVSGWDDPRLPTLRGMRKRGYPPEAIRQFCEIIGISRSDSVIDMSILEEAVRNELNKTAKRALCVLDPLKVVIENYPHDQVEQLVAKFNPQDPESSTRILPFSREIYIERTDFMENPPKDYFRLAPGTEVRLRQAYVIRCVDVVRDAEGKIIELRCTYDENTLGKNPVDRKVKGVIHWVSCKEAHPVTILQYDRLFTDANPAREDDFLQFLNENSLEIKQALCEPSLAIQPSGEVFQFERLGYYCVNDVENGQVRRFHRVVGLKDTWGKIS is encoded by the coding sequence ATGACTGACGTTAGTGAAAAAAGAACCCATTTCATCAGACAATTAATTACTGAAGAATTAGCAAGCGGTAAACATCAAGAGATTATTACCCGTTTTCCACCAGAGCCGAATGGTTATTTACATATTGGGCATGCCAAATCAATTTGCTTGAATTTTGGCTTGGCTGAAGAATTTAAAGGTAAATGTAACCTGCGCTTTGATGATACAAATCCTATCAAGGAAGAACAGGAATTTGTAGATGCTATTATGGATGATGTGAAGTGGCTGGGCTTTAGCTGGGATGAACTTACTCACTCTTCAGATTATTACCAAGAGCTTTATAATTATGCAGTTTATTTAATAAAACAAGGTAAAGCTTATGTCGATAGTCTGAGTATTGACGAGATACGTGCTCATCGAGGAACACTACTTGAGCCTGGACGTGAAAGTCCTTATCGCAATCGTAGCATTGAGGAAAATTTGCAATTGTTTGAGCGAATGAAAGCAGGGGAATTTGCTGACGGTGAACATGTGCTGCGCGCCAAAATTGATATGCAGTCAGGTAATGTCAATATGCGCGATCCCGTACTTTATCGCATCCGACATGCTCATCATCAACGCACTGGTGATAAGTGGTGTATTTATCCCATGTATGATTACGCACATCCAGTTTCCGATGCGTTGGAGAGAATAACCCATTCTCTGTGTACACTTGAATTTCAAGATCATCGTCCGTTATACGATTGGTTTATTGAGAACTTGCCCGTTCCGGCAAAACCGGTACAAACTGAATTTGCTCGTCTTAATTTGTCCCATACGGTGACTTCAAAACGGAAATTGCGAGATTTGGTTGAGAAAAAAATTGTTTCTGGCTGGGATGATCCGAGATTACCGACTTTGCGCGGTATGCGTAAGCGAGGATATCCACCCGAAGCCATTCGACAATTTTGTGAAATCATAGGCATTTCACGTAGCGATTCTGTGATTGATATGTCTATTCTTGAGGAAGCGGTGCGTAATGAGCTCAATAAGACAGCAAAACGAGCACTTTGTGTACTGGATCCGCTGAAAGTAGTCATTGAGAATTACCCTCATGATCAAGTTGAACAATTGGTGGCTAAATTTAATCCACAAGATCCTGAGTCTTCAACACGTATTCTACCCTTTAGCCGTGAAATTTATATTGAACGCACTGATTTTATGGAAAATCCCCCGAAAGATTATTTTCGATTGGCTCCAGGTACAGAAGTGCGTTTAAGACAGGCGTATGTGATTCGTTGTGTGGACGTTGTGCGTGATGCAGAGGGTAAAATTATTGAGCTGCGTTGTACTTATGATGAAAATACTTTAGGGAAAAACCCGGTTGATAGGAAGGTAAAAGGTGTTATTCATTGGGTCTCGTGTAAAGAAGCGCATCCCGTAACCATTTTGCAATACGACCGATTATTTACTGATGCTAATCCGGCAAGAGAAGATGATTTTCTGCAGTTCCTTAATGAAAATTCTTTGGAAATTAAACAAGCCTTGTGCGAGCCTTCCCTGGCTATACAGCCATCTGGTGAAGTTTTTCAATTTGAACGCCTGGGTTACTATTGTGTAAATGACGTTGAAAATGGGCAGGTACGTCGTTTTCATCGTGTTGTAGGTCTTAAAGACACTTGGGGAAAAATAAGCTAA
- the folD gene encoding bifunctional methylenetetrahydrofolate dehydrogenase/methenyltetrahydrofolate cyclohydrolase FolD, producing MTATLLDGNLVSSKLKQEIKLAVAEMISQGKPVPGLAVILVGNDPASHIYVNNKRKACSEVGFKSYAFDLPAATTEEELISLIEQLNNSPEIDGILVQLPLPETIDPNKITEYISPQKDIDGFHPYNMGRLTLRNPLLRPCTPYGIINLLDYYHIPLEGKHTVVIGASNIVGRPMAMEFLLAAATVTVCHRFTENLENYVQMADILVVATGIRDVIDVSWLNPTQVVVDVGIHRLPNGKLRGDVDFESAKSRVGWITPVPGGVGPMTIAVLLQNTLFAARQLRSESLTL from the coding sequence ATGACTGCAACTTTATTAGATGGTAATCTCGTCTCTTCCAAGTTAAAACAAGAAATTAAACTTGCTGTTGCTGAAATGATCAGTCAAGGGAAACCTGTCCCCGGGCTTGCTGTTATCCTTGTTGGAAATGATCCTGCCTCTCATATTTATGTCAATAACAAACGAAAAGCCTGTTCTGAAGTGGGATTTAAGTCTTATGCTTTTGATTTGCCTGCAGCAACCACAGAAGAAGAATTAATCAGTCTAATTGAGCAGTTAAATAATTCACCAGAAATAGATGGTATTCTCGTACAACTTCCCTTACCGGAAACAATTGACCCTAACAAAATAACTGAATACATTTCTCCTCAAAAAGATATCGATGGGTTTCATCCCTACAATATGGGGCGTTTAACACTACGTAACCCCTTGTTAAGACCCTGCACACCCTATGGAATCATCAATTTACTGGACTATTATCACATTCCACTCGAAGGCAAACATACGGTTGTTATCGGTGCATCAAATATTGTAGGTCGCCCCATGGCAATGGAATTTTTACTGGCTGCAGCCACTGTAACCGTATGTCATCGTTTTACAGAAAATCTGGAAAACTATGTGCAAATGGCGGATATTTTAGTGGTAGCTACAGGCATTCGCGATGTGATTGATGTATCCTGGTTAAATCCAACACAGGTCGTAGTGGATGTGGGAATCCATCGATTGCCCAATGGAAAATTGAGAGGTGATGTCGATTTTGAGAGCGCTAAATCGAGAGTAGGATGGATTACGCCTGTACCAGGTGGCGTAGGACCGATGACAATCGCTGTCTTACTGCAGAATACTTTATTTGCAGCAAGACAGTTACGAAGCGAATCATTAACGCTCTAA
- the truA gene encoding tRNA pseudouridine(38-40) synthase TruA translates to MRIALGVEYDGSQYHGWQAQTGLHTVQQVLEDALTKVADSEVSVICAGRTDTGVHATNQIIHFDCEKQRTIRSWIHGANSFLPKDVCVKWGREMPDSFHARYSALSRRYRYVIYNAPIRPALLRSSVTWQYRQLDHHAMQEASRCLLGENDYTSFRSIECQSNTPMRNVHNLQITRTGDLVMIDITANAFLHHMVRNIAGVLIAVGSGKKPVSWVREVLQAKDRRLGAETAPPYGLYLVAVAYPKEFGVIQSSPGPLFLWER, encoded by the coding sequence ATGCGTATTGCCTTAGGGGTTGAATACGATGGTAGCCAATATCATGGCTGGCAAGCGCAAACAGGCCTGCATACGGTTCAGCAAGTTCTTGAAGATGCTTTGACAAAGGTAGCTGACAGCGAAGTTAGTGTTATCTGCGCAGGTAGAACCGATACAGGTGTGCATGCTACAAACCAGATTATTCATTTTGATTGTGAAAAACAGCGAACCATTCGTTCATGGATTCATGGCGCTAATTCTTTTTTACCAAAAGATGTTTGTGTCAAATGGGGAAGAGAAATGCCGGATAGTTTTCATGCGCGCTATTCCGCCTTATCGCGACGTTATCGTTATGTGATTTACAATGCGCCAATAAGACCAGCACTTTTACGTAGTAGTGTCACCTGGCAATACCGCCAGCTTGATCATCATGCCATGCAAGAAGCCAGTCGCTGCTTATTGGGAGAAAATGATTATACTTCTTTTCGGTCAATAGAATGTCAATCAAATACTCCCATGCGGAATGTGCATAATTTACAAATCACTCGTACTGGTGATCTGGTGATGATTGATATCACTGCCAATGCTTTTCTTCACCACATGGTGAGAAATATTGCAGGTGTATTAATTGCTGTCGGTTCTGGCAAAAAGCCGGTGAGCTGGGTGAGAGAGGTTTTGCAAGCGAAAGACAGGCGTTTGGGTGCTGAAACAGCGCCACCTTATGGTTTATACTTGGTAGCAGTTGCTTACCCAAAAGAATTCGGTGTAATACAATCAAGTCCAGGACCTTTATTTTTGTGGGAGCGTTAG
- the trpA gene encoding tryptophan synthase subunit alpha: MNRIDKTLAQLRTSGKKMLSPYITAGDPKLDITVPLMHELVAAGANILEIGIPFSDPMAEGPVIQAAMERALAQGVSCDDVFLLIEEFRTKDQQTPIVLMGYVNPIEQYGYERFATRAKTAGVDGTIMVDLPPEESELIASLWQSNNLYSIYLCSPTTSDERMKLINTYGKGYLYYVSLKGVTGSDNFDLEQVKKQYQQRKEQTDLPLMIGFGIKTPVMAAKVAEFADGVIVGAALINTIYEAHNADRNALAAGASLMSEMRQMIDKHE, translated from the coding sequence ATGAATCGAATTGATAAAACATTGGCACAATTGCGGACTAGCGGCAAAAAAATGTTAAGTCCCTATATCACTGCCGGTGATCCCAAGCTGGATATTACCGTTCCCTTGATGCATGAATTGGTGGCAGCGGGTGCTAATATTTTAGAAATAGGCATACCCTTTTCTGATCCTATGGCGGAAGGTCCAGTTATTCAAGCCGCAATGGAAAGAGCATTGGCACAGGGAGTGAGTTGTGATGATGTGTTTCTTCTCATAGAAGAATTTCGCACAAAAGATCAGCAAACTCCTATTGTACTGATGGGTTATGTGAATCCCATTGAACAATATGGGTATGAACGTTTTGCGACAAGGGCAAAAACAGCAGGTGTCGATGGAACAATTATGGTGGATTTGCCGCCAGAAGAGAGTGAGTTAATTGCTTCACTATGGCAATCAAATAATTTATATAGCATTTATCTTTGCTCACCGACTACTTCTGATGAGCGAATGAAATTAATCAATACTTATGGGAAGGGTTACCTTTATTATGTTTCATTAAAAGGAGTGACTGGTTCCGATAATTTTGATTTGGAGCAAGTAAAGAAACAGTATCAACAGCGAAAAGAACAAACTGATTTGCCCCTTATGATAGGCTTTGGTATTAAAACCCCTGTAATGGCAGCAAAAGTCGCAGAATTTGCTGATGGTGTTATTGTCGGAGCAGCATTAATTAATACAATTTATGAAGCGCATAATGCAGATCGTAATGCTTTAGCCGCAGGTGCCTCTCTGATGAGCGAGATGCGGCAAATGATAGATAAACATGAGTGA
- a CDS encoding phosphoribosylanthranilate isomerase: MCGMTRAQDIAYAAALGVDAIGFIFYPKSPRYISIEQAKQLIHQVPAFLNIVAVLVNPDVSLVQQIIKELPVHYLQFHGNESARFCTGFKKPYIKAIQALSPDFIAKKCLEHTEASAILLDTPSVSHGGTGKMFDWNVIPDTLIKPLILAGGLTAENIEKAAKEHSFYAVDVCSGVEASPGIKDHEKMNQFVNALWGKG; the protein is encoded by the coding sequence ATGTGTGGCATGACACGTGCACAGGACATAGCCTATGCAGCAGCATTAGGTGTTGATGCTATTGGCTTTATATTTTATCCCAAAAGCCCGCGCTACATTTCGATTGAACAGGCAAAGCAGTTAATACATCAGGTACCTGCCTTTTTAAATATAGTGGCTGTGCTGGTTAACCCGGATGTTTCTCTTGTGCAGCAAATTATTAAAGAGTTGCCAGTTCATTATCTACAGTTTCATGGCAATGAATCGGCAAGATTTTGCACCGGATTTAAAAAGCCTTATATTAAAGCAATACAGGCCCTCTCACCGGATTTTATTGCTAAGAAGTGTTTAGAGCATACAGAAGCATCAGCCATTTTACTGGACACACCATCAGTCTCTCATGGGGGTACAGGCAAGATGTTTGATTGGAATGTTATTCCCGACACGCTAATAAAGCCTCTTATTTTAGCGGGTGGTTTAACTGCTGAGAATATCGAAAAGGCAGCAAAAGAACATTCATTTTATGCAGTGGACGTTTGTAGTGGTGTGGAAGCATCTCCGGGTATTAAGGATCATGAAAAAATGAATCAGTTTGTTAACGCATTGTGGGGTAAAGGATGA
- a CDS encoding 23S rRNA (adenine(2030)-N(6))-methyltransferase RlmJ: MLSYQHGYHAGNFADVVKHATLCRILTYLVKKEKPLFYLETHSGKGRYDLKDSQARKTGESQQGIKLLWQHKHHLSPLFTPYIKCIDFLNNSSELRFYPGSPLVAIELLRAQDRLYCCELHPREFEQLNTLSHPGKRVFFSHSDGIAALHALLPPPERRGIIFLDPSYEIKEEYKTIPKALRLAYQQFSTGTFCLWYPLVESRLHQQLLRGLETIGAQNTIRIEFNWTCMNEKGMTGCGLWIINPPYTLKEEMNTILGQLQAFFNPGDSSFIIDK, translated from the coding sequence ATGCTTAGCTATCAACACGGCTATCATGCCGGTAATTTTGCTGATGTTGTAAAACACGCTACGCTTTGTCGTATCCTTACTTATCTCGTGAAAAAAGAAAAACCCTTGTTTTATCTTGAAACACATTCAGGGAAAGGACGTTACGATTTAAAAGATTCCCAGGCTAGGAAGACGGGTGAATCTCAGCAAGGCATTAAACTGCTATGGCAACATAAACACCATTTATCCCCCCTGTTTACACCTTACATAAAGTGCATCGACTTTCTTAATAATTCTTCTGAGTTACGTTTTTATCCCGGTTCGCCGCTAGTAGCAATTGAACTTTTGCGAGCACAGGATCGCTTGTATTGTTGCGAGCTACATCCTCGCGAATTTGAACAACTCAACACATTATCTCATCCAGGAAAACGTGTCTTTTTTAGCCACAGTGATGGCATAGCTGCATTGCACGCCTTATTACCACCACCTGAACGCCGGGGAATTATCTTTCTCGATCCCTCTTATGAAATCAAAGAAGAATACAAAACTATCCCTAAAGCTCTTAGACTGGCGTATCAGCAATTTTCCACAGGTACTTTTTGCCTTTGGTATCCGCTGGTAGAAAGTAGATTGCATCAGCAGCTTCTACGAGGGCTGGAAACTATTGGCGCTCAAAATACAATACGAATTGAATTTAATTGGACCTGCATGAATGAAAAAGGTATGACAGGATGTGGTTTATGGATTATTAATCCTCCCTACACCCTCAAAGAAGAAATGAATACTATCCTGGGACAGTTGCAGGCCTTCTTTAATCCCGGTGATTCTTCTTTTATTATTGATAAATAG
- the gloB gene encoding hydroxyacylglutathione hydrolase: MKVSPVAAFTDNYIWMLVNEKLATAFCIDPGDAQPVIDFLNEQSLQLQAILLTHHHHDHIGGVLDLQNNYPDVVVYGPEDSRIPYVAHSLKPDTVLSLPPCNFQILGTPGHTSTHISLYEPDYQWLFCGDTLFSAGCGRVFDGTIEDLYASLQRLKALPDETKVFCAHEYTQQNLRFANAVEPGNVIAQHYANELGSSNRYCSLPSTIGLEKKINPFLRTDNPGMKNYADNRVGSSNPFLIFKQLRTDKNNFS; encoded by the coding sequence ATGAAAGTATCTCCTGTTGCAGCATTTACGGATAATTACATTTGGATGCTCGTTAATGAAAAATTGGCAACGGCCTTCTGTATCGACCCAGGTGACGCTCAGCCTGTCATTGATTTTCTAAATGAACAATCTTTACAACTGCAAGCAATTCTCCTGACTCATCATCATCACGATCATATTGGTGGTGTTCTGGATCTACAAAATAACTACCCTGATGTGGTTGTTTATGGTCCAGAGGATAGTCGCATTCCTTATGTTGCTCATTCACTTAAGCCAGACACCGTGTTATCGTTACCTCCTTGTAATTTTCAAATATTAGGAACACCAGGGCACACTTCCACCCACATCAGTCTTTATGAGCCTGATTATCAATGGCTATTTTGCGGAGATACTCTTTTTTCAGCAGGTTGCGGTCGAGTATTTGATGGCACTATCGAGGACTTGTATGCGTCCTTACAAAGATTAAAAGCACTACCTGACGAGACCAAAGTATTTTGCGCCCATGAATATACCCAACAAAATCTTCGATTTGCAAATGCTGTAGAGCCTGGTAATGTTATAGCCCAACATTATGCCAATGAACTCGGTAGTAGTAATAGGTATTGTTCGTTGCCCTCAACCATTGGGTTAGAGAAAAAAATTAATCCTTTTCTACGAACTGATAATCCTGGGATGAAAAATTACGCCGATAATCGAGTAGGAAGCAGCAATCCTTTCCTAATTTTTAAACAATTGCGCACAGATAAAAACAACTTTTCTTAA